In the genome of Sardina pilchardus chromosome 14, fSarPil1.1, whole genome shotgun sequence, one region contains:
- the capslb gene encoding calcyphosine-like b isoform X1, with amino-acid sequence MMAYQYSDVNSLMVYAGYCRRCCAQWCFFRHLPSQEEKTMAGTARHDREMAVNAKRQLSATSDPVERLRLQCLARGSAGIKGLGRTFRIMDDDNNRTLDLKEFLKGLNDYGVLIEKEEALKLFQHFDRDGSGQIDFDEFLITLRPPMSNARKEVIMQAFRKLDKTGDGVITVEDLRGVYNAKNHPKYQNGEWTEDQIFRQFLNSFDSPDDKDGKVTKEEFMNYYAGVSASIDTDIYFIIMMKNAWKL; translated from the exons ATGATGGCCTATCAATATTCAGATGTTAACTCATTAATGGTCTATGCTGGATATTGTAGACGTTGTTGTGCACAGTGGTGTTTTTTTCGTCATTTGCCCTCACAGGAAGAGAAGACCATGGCAGGGACAGCGCGACACGACCGGGAGATGGCGGTAAACGCCAAGCGTCAGTTATCGGCGACCTCAGATCCCGTGGAGCGGTTAAGGCTCCAGTGTTTGGCAAGGGGGTCAGCTGGAATCAAAGGACTGGGCAG GACTTTCAGGATCATGGATGATGACAACAACCGTACTTTGGATCTAAAGGAGTTTCTAAAGGGGTTAAATGATTATGGCGTTCTGATAGAAAAGGAAGAGGCTCTTAAACTGTTCCAGCACTTTGACAGAGATGGCAGCGGGCAGATTGACTTTGATGAGTTTCTGATTACACTAAGG CCACCCATGTCCAATGCTAGGAAAGAGGTGATCATGCAGGCATTTAGAAAGCTTGACAAGACAGGCGATGGGGTCATAACCGTTGAAGATCTTCGGGGCGTGTACAATGCCAAAAACCATCCTAAGTATCAAAATGGGGAATGGACAGAAGATCAGATATTTCGGCAGTTTCTGAACAGTTTTGACTCCCCCGATGACAAGGATGGAAAG GTGACAAAAGAAGAGTTTATGAATTACTATGCAGGTGTGAGTGCATCCATTGACACAGACATCTACTTTATAATAATGATGAAAAATGCCTGGAAGCTCTAA
- the capslb gene encoding calcyphosine-like b isoform X2, producing the protein MMAYQYSDVNSLMVYAGYCRRCCAQWCFFRHLPSQEEKTMAGTARHDREMAVNAKRQLSATSDPVERLRLQCLARGSAGIKGLGRTFRIMDDDNNRTLDLKEFLKGLNDYGVLIEKEEALKLFQHFDRDGSGQIDFDEFLITLRPPMSNARKEVIMQAFRKLDKTGDGVITVEDLRGVYNAKNHPKYQNGEWTEDQIFRQFLNSFDSPDDKDGKVTKEEFLNYYCGVSASIESDVYFILMMRSAWKL; encoded by the exons ATGATGGCCTATCAATATTCAGATGTTAACTCATTAATGGTCTATGCTGGATATTGTAGACGTTGTTGTGCACAGTGGTGTTTTTTTCGTCATTTGCCCTCACAGGAAGAGAAGACCATGGCAGGGACAGCGCGACACGACCGGGAGATGGCGGTAAACGCCAAGCGTCAGTTATCGGCGACCTCAGATCCCGTGGAGCGGTTAAGGCTCCAGTGTTTGGCAAGGGGGTCAGCTGGAATCAAAGGACTGGGCAG GACTTTCAGGATCATGGATGATGACAACAACCGTACTTTGGATCTAAAGGAGTTTCTAAAGGGGTTAAATGATTATGGCGTTCTGATAGAAAAGGAAGAGGCTCTTAAACTGTTCCAGCACTTTGACAGAGATGGCAGCGGGCAGATTGACTTTGATGAGTTTCTGATTACACTAAGG CCACCCATGTCCAATGCTAGGAAAGAGGTGATCATGCAGGCATTTAGAAAGCTTGACAAGACAGGCGATGGGGTCATAACCGTTGAAGATCTTCGGGGCGTGTACAATGCCAAAAACCATCCTAAGTATCAAAATGGGGAATGGACAGAAGATCAGATATTTCGGCAGTTTCTGAACAGTTTTGACTCCCCCGATGACAAGGATGGAAAG GTGACCAAAGAGGAGTTCTTGAACTACTACTGTGGAGTCAGTGCCTCCATCGAGAGCGACGTCTATTTCATTCTGATGATGAGAAGTGCCTGGAAACTCTGA
- the capslb gene encoding calcyphosine-like b isoform X3 produces MAGTARHDREMAVNAKRQLSATSDPVERLRLQCLARGSAGIKGLGRTFRIMDDDNNRTLDLKEFLKGLNDYGVLIEKEEALKLFQHFDRDGSGQIDFDEFLITLRPPMSNARKEVIMQAFRKLDKTGDGVITVEDLRGVYNAKNHPKYQNGEWTEDQIFRQFLNSFDSPDDKDGKVTKEEFMNYYAGVSASIDTDIYFIIMMKNAWKL; encoded by the exons ATGGCAGGGACAGCGCGACACGACCGGGAGATGGCGGTAAACGCCAAGCGTCAGTTATCGGCGACCTCAGATCCCGTGGAGCGGTTAAGGCTCCAGTGTTTGGCAAGGGGGTCAGCTGGAATCAAAGGACTGGGCAG GACTTTCAGGATCATGGATGATGACAACAACCGTACTTTGGATCTAAAGGAGTTTCTAAAGGGGTTAAATGATTATGGCGTTCTGATAGAAAAGGAAGAGGCTCTTAAACTGTTCCAGCACTTTGACAGAGATGGCAGCGGGCAGATTGACTTTGATGAGTTTCTGATTACACTAAGG CCACCCATGTCCAATGCTAGGAAAGAGGTGATCATGCAGGCATTTAGAAAGCTTGACAAGACAGGCGATGGGGTCATAACCGTTGAAGATCTTCGGGGCGTGTACAATGCCAAAAACCATCCTAAGTATCAAAATGGGGAATGGACAGAAGATCAGATATTTCGGCAGTTTCTGAACAGTTTTGACTCCCCCGATGACAAGGATGGAAAG GTGACAAAAGAAGAGTTTATGAATTACTATGCAGGTGTGAGTGCATCCATTGACACAGACATCTACTTTATAATAATGATGAAAAATGCCTGGAAGCTCTAA